The Hevea brasiliensis isolate MT/VB/25A 57/8 chromosome 1, ASM3005281v1, whole genome shotgun sequence DNA segment TCCCATTTCAATCAGCTAACTCTAGAAGATGGTAATAACATAATTATAACCAGCTATGATAATTTGCTACCACTTTctaaaagaaaagaatatgatcATTATGATTAAGAGCAGCAGGAACAACCAGTTTCTGCACGGTGAACAAATTACCTGTATGAGTCCTTTTACACGCCATACATTATGTTTTAAAACTACAATCTGTGAATCATCAGGGTGCAAAGATTGCAGCTCCTGTCTCACAGACTCTATACTAGCATTGTGCTCAGATGAGAGCTGAATGGACAACACTTCCCCTGTTGCCTTCACAGCTCTTCCCAAGACAGCACGGGAATCACCAAGGTTGGCAATGTAAAGGATTCCACCACTGACAACACCAACCAGACAACATGATCCAACTGCTGCAATTTGTGGTTTCATAGGCCATTGTTTTGTTACAAGAGAGAGAAAACCCTCTTCTGTTGCTTGATATGCCTTCCGTATCACATCCACGGACATCGTCTGTTGCTCTGTACTAAACCCTACAAATAAGCATTAAACCTGAAAATTTTAGTACATAGAAATGATCTCATCATCCAAAATCCTGCagtgaaatttttccaaaatcctGCAGTGAAATTTTTACTTGTCAAATTAATCAAATAAATCCTTGaattttaaagattaaaataAAACCCACGAATTAGTTGTTGAGAAAGGTTCCAgcaatatgtgtgtgtgtgtacccTAGTTGCACCTAACAGAAGTCATTTACATCATCCTTTAATTCCAATATATCTGAAGCCCACATTCTTATATTATGCCTTCTATTTATTTAACTAAATTAAATCTTGGCTTCTCCAGCAAGAATAAGAAGGTAATAAAAACTAGGAGCCACAAATGAAAACAGAAAAATCCATTAGAGTCTAAGTCACTTACTCTTGAGGTGCTGGAACAGATGATCATTGATATAACGCGATGTCTCAGGTCCCCCATGTCCATCATAAACTCCAACAAAGGTACCGTAAGGGCCAGACTCGTGTAAGCTCAAATTGCCTGACTCAATCTGACTCTGATCTTCAAGTAAATTGTTGGCCTGCACTACTGCCATTGAAAAGTCACCATTAAAATGCTGCCCATGGTCCTTGTACCACAATAGCCCATCTTGGCGACCACTGCTATCCGAATTGCTGTGCACATATCGATCGGACCTTGGCCGAAAACAGGCTCTCAAAAAGTTCATCAACCCAGATAACATCCCTCATCTCATCCTAAGAAACCTCCGAATATCCACATTTAATAAGCACCCAAAACAAACTGTCCCAGAAACCCAGCAGAAAATTGTATCCTTCTCTAGATGCACTACAACATCATCATCaacaaatgagaaaaaaaaaatagtaatccTACAATAAGGACTCAAACACACCTCATAACAAAATCCCACAACCAAAAATTCAATCCTCGAGTAAAATAAACACAAAAATACAGTGACTGTAAAGCAAGGACTTAACAAATTTTTAACCCAAAAAACCAAATTCTGAATCTATCCACTTCTACTTCTCAGCAAAAACAGTTTTTGCTCTAGAATAAAATCAACAAAAATTTATTCAGAAATCGATAATCATACCTCTTGAACTCAATAGATCAATTGAAAGTGTAAAGAAGtctcctttttttcttttagtATCAGTTTTGAATtgcgcaaaaaaaaaaaaagagacggAATCAAGGCCGGTAATAACAAATCCACCATTGTTATTGAAAGTGTAAAGAAGCCTCCTTTTTTCTTTTAGTATCAGTTTTGAATtgcgcaaaaaaaaaaaaaaacagacggAATCAAGGCCGGTAATAACAAATCCACCATTGTTTACCCTATAACCAGAAAACCCATGACCTCAACGGCCAC contains these protein-coding regions:
- the LOC110667158 gene encoding probable protein phosphatase 2C 60, which produces MLSGLMNFLRACFRPRSDRYVHSNSDSSGRQDGLLWYKDHGQHFNGDFSMAVVQANNLLEDQSQIESGNLSLHESGPYGTFVGVYDGHGGPETSRYINDHLFQHLKRFSTEQQTMSVDVIRKAYQATEEGFLSLVTKQWPMKPQIAAVGSCCLVGVVSGGILYIANLGDSRAVLGRAVKATGEVLSIQLSSEHNASIESVRQELQSLHPDDSQIVVLKHNVWRVKGLIQISRSIGDVYLKKAEFNREPLYAKFRLREPFKKPILSSEPSISVHQLQPHDQFIIFASDGLWEHLSNQEAVDIVQNHPHSGSARRLVKAALQEAAKKREMRYSDLKKIDRGVRRHFHDDITVIVVFLDSNLVSRASSVKGSNISVRGGGISLPPNTLAPCTTPTEAGSA